In Ananas comosus cultivar F153 linkage group 14, ASM154086v1, whole genome shotgun sequence, the genomic stretch ATTTGTACTGAACTCTTTAATTGTTTATGGACTATACTAATTCCTGCCACCTCAGAGAATTTATTTATGAAGCTGACATAGTACTTTTATAGCCATATATGCGCTCATAGTTGTTCCACATGGCACAATGACCTATATTATTTCGCGTGATTTGGAAGAGAATAGATACTCTATTTTGTCCTGGAACGTTCAAGAATGAGTACTTGAGCTTTATTTCTTGGCACAGTTAGTTTGCAAATGGACTCATCTTCTCTTTACTCTTATAAGTATGCGATTGTTTCAATTTCTATtgttttttagaattttatttgatctGGACTGAAAATTAGGTTGATTTTGAGAACTACTGGGCTGATTTTCTCTTTCCTTGAAACCCAGTGTTAAGATGTATTTGTCTAAATTTGTTAGTTTTTCATAGGCGTGCAAACATTTTAAGTTAcaatatctattttatttaattttgttctcCTCTtgatgcaaaccgagaggttgccaaaattgaattttcaagtttacttttgtttaaaggtaaaactaggttcaatttatcaATTCCGATGAACTTTGAGTAAGGAAGTAAAAATTTCAGtaagacaaaaattaaaatcgaattgaagtaatactaagatgatgataaaccttcagtatatgagataataacaaccaactgaaaatacatataatagttccaagaggtaaattcggctttatcggacttaaagctttaggtttggttgtttggcaaatatggttGGTAATGGTGGAAGGCTAAATTAAAAGGGGATAATAGGATGTTAGGAGATGagagatacaaaaagtgcaccgttcacacgattgcgggggatccacgatcgacgaggagggcggtacaccacgggtagaacttcggcaacgggaaagaaaaagatgaggTAGTGACTCGGAAGAGGAGGGGTAGAAATAGAAGCCGATCTTGTTACGAGGAAGAAGTGACAACgatcaagttgaggaagaagacgatctcggcgcgaggaagaagcgtcgatgatctcaccggaaagtagaacaccaaggataaagagtgagagtagaattttctattcatccaaatatatctcccttaaggcttcaagaactatatatttatagtgttgagagccctcctataataaattattgtcttttcgttttcaacaTAACACGGTCACCTAAGAGTCATGCATAGAAAACGAAGCAATTTTGGGAACTTCAAAAGTCTTTTTTTGGGAAATTCCAAAGGTCTTTTTTTGGATTGTTTCCTTGTTTATTGGAGAAAAGAATTTGGGTTagtcaaatcaactaaaactaaatgatttaagtccgaatcaaacacgaacctacaaaataaaagaaaattgcaatcaaaaataaaatgaggttTATTTGCTGCATCAGTTCCCCTCGAGTTGGGGAAATCTCGACTCCGTCGAGATGGCATCCTGATAGCTCTGGTATAAGTCCTCTCGAAGTTGGCGCAACTCTGCCTCAGAAATCCAACTGCTATTGGATAATGGTCGTCCATGCCAATGCACCAAGTATCGGTGATGAGTACCACGTCGCGTCGCAGACTCGCACACATCCAGAATATCCTCCACACCATCTACTGGAGTTTCAATGTCGGAGTGAGATGTCAAGCCATCAATATCGACAGTAGAGGGAGCCTCTCCATGATACTCGTACAGCTTGCTAACATTGAAGATTGGGGACGTCGGTACTTCTGAGGGTAGATCAATTAGATAAGCGTTTTCCCCTAACTTCTTCAGAATTTTGAATGGTTCGTACTTTTTCCTGTTCAACTTGCTATAGCCTCCAGCTGGGAACCTTTCTTTCCTAAAATAGATCAAGACATTATCTCCTTCATTAAAAGTCATACCTCGGTGATGTTTATCCGCTGACTCCTTGTACTTGACAGTAGAACCCCGCAACCTCTGATGAACCTGTTGTTGCACCTCTTGAATCTGTTTTAGCTAATAGTCGGCATCTGCACTAACTCTACCAGGGTAAGGTATTGGTGCTCGGTCAAGAAAGTGGGCAATAGGACGGCCATATAAGGCTTCAAAAGGAGATTTTCCAATGGTTCGGTTTATGGAactgttataagcaaattcagcttGAGGTAAAATTAAATCCCATTGTGTTAGTTTTTCTCCAGCTAAACATCTTAAGAGATTACCCAAAGATCGATTTACTATTTTCATCTGTCCGTCAGTTTGTGGATGGTATGGGCTGCTGAAATTCAATTTGCTTCCTGCCTTTGACAttaaagtttttcaaaaataactaACAAATTTTGTATCTCGGTCAGAGATAATTGATTTAGGAATGCCATGTAAACGtacaattttattcaaaatagtTTTGCAATATGTGATGCATCAGAAGTTTTCTTGCAAAGAATAAAATGAGCCATCTTCGTAAACGATCAACAACCACAAAAACTGAATCAACTTGGCGTGTAGTCTTGGGTAAGCGTAGGACAATTTTCCAATGACTGGTCGCAAGACTTGTGCTATAAATCAGAATGTCGTCGAAGTAAACTACGACAAATTTTCCAATAAATGGTTGCAAGACTTGGTTCATAGAGCGCATGAAAGTACTAGGGGCATTGGAtggcccaaacggcataaccagCCACTCGTATAATCCTTCTTTAGTTTTAAACGCTGTTTTCCATTCATCTCCAGGTCGAATACGGATTTGATGATATCCGCTTTTACGGTCAATCTTAGAGAATATCTTCGCACTTCCTAACATGTCAAGCATATCATCAATCCTAGAAATGGGAAATCTATACTTGATGGTAATTTTGTTGACTGCACGACTGTCAACACACATTAGCCACGTACCATCCTTTTTTGGTGTAAGGAGAGCAGGCACCGCGACAGGGCTCATATTTTCTCTAATGTAACATTTTTGCAGAAGTTCAGAGACCTGCTTATGTAACTCTTCATGTTCAACGAGACTCATCCTATAATAGGCTAGGTGTGGAAGACTAGCACCGGGTAGAAAATCAATGCAGTGTTGGATGTCTCTCATAGGTGGAAGGTCATCGGGGAGTTCCTCAGGCATGATATCAGAAAATTCATTAAGCAATGGTTGAACAGTTTGAGAAACTTTAGTGTTCTTCGATTTTTCTTTTGCCAAAAGAATATATACCATTGGAGACTTTGCTAGATCTTTAGAGAATTGGCTTTTGTTCAAAACCATCATTTTCTGCTCATTATTGGAGGGTTGCCTTTGGGACTCAATTGCCTTAGATTTTGGTTTGGGAAAGTAATTCAGGGGAAAcaatctaaattttttgttgTCCTTTGTGACAATGTAAGTGTTCTCCCTACCATCATGTATAGTGCTACGATCAAATTGCCAAGGTCTACCTAACAATAGGTGACTCACATCCATGGGAATAACATCACACCAAACTTTATCAATATAAGTTTTTCCAATAGAAAATTCAACAAGACATCTTTCAGTTATAGGAAATTCATCCCCATCCTTAAACCAAGCTATTTTGTAAGGTTGAGTAAGTTTTTCAGTTTTCAGTTTAAGTTTATCAACCATTTCTCTAGAGACAAAGTTTCGGTACTACTATCAATGACGAGAGAGCAAAACTTGCCTCCCGCGCTACAGATGGTTCTGAAAAGGCTACGACGCTTCCAATCATCTTGGGTGGACTTAGAGGCTGATAGGACTCAATGGAGCATGAGATTTGTTTCAGTAGCATCAGGAGATTCTTCGAAAATCTCATCTACATCTTCTTGTTCTAAAGTTTCTTCgccattttcattttcttcatgACTTTCTATTAGATTGGCTCTAGAATTAAATTTTCTCAGAAGGCAATCAGAGGATTTATGTTCAGGTTTGTTACATTTATAACAAATAATGCCAAATTCAACGGGTTTTGCACTTAAAATTCCTTTGCCCTTAAGGTCTTGAACAGGTTTTGAAGAGGTTTGACTATCGTTCTTTGGGATAGGCTTAGTTCCTATGGTGTTCTTTTCGCTCGCACTTTCCTAACGAAAGGTTTGTCTTTTAAGTTTATTCTCAGCCTTAAGTGCAAGACTATAAGCCATGTCGACCCTGTAGAAAGTTAAAAGGGCTAACTCATTTTAGATTTGAGTTCGAAGACCGGCTAGATAGCGAGCTATTCGCTGTTCTTCGTCCTCTTTAAGTTCGTTACGAGCTTGAAAGGTGTAAAATTCTTCAGTATATTCTTGTACCGATTTAGATCTTTGTTTAAGATtgtgtaatttttgaaaaatagtttgACGGTAATCAATCGGTAAGAATTTTCCTTTAAGTTTTTGTTTCATTCTTTCCCACGAGATAATCATTTCTTTACCCTTTCTAACCCTATCGTTTTGAACTTATTTTCACCACACTAAGGCATGTCCTTTCAATTTAAGGGAgacaaatttaacttttttgtcATCAGGTAATTCTTTCCATTCAAAAAATTGTTCTATTTTGTCTAACCAATCCACAAAATCTTCAGGTTGTAATTTACCCTCGAACTCACTCACGTCCACTTCAATGCCCTGATCCCATCGATGTATATTTCCTTGAGTTTGAAAAAAAGGATTTCTTCTAGCAGATAAAGTACGATTGTCAAAATCAGGGTTACTTTTCGAATCTTCTCCAACTGCATTTTGTTGTTGTATACTTAATCTTTCCAATAGTTGTTGAATGTTATTCATTTGATTTTGCATACTTTTCATGGAATCTTATTTTTTCTCATATGTTTCTTTCCAATCACGAGGATTTTCACTATTGCCAGCCATTTCCAAATGCTAACAAGTTGATCAAAAAGTGatgctcttttttcttttttttttctttttttttttttgaaatattttggccCAAAGTTGAATACCAGGAAAAAGTTGTTTAGATCAAAACAAACGCTCCCACGAAAagaacttgctctgataccaattgatgcaaaccgagaggttgccaaaattgaattttgaaatttgcttttgtttaaaggtaAAAGTAGGTTCAATTTATCTATTCCGATGAACTTTaagcaaggaagcaaaaatttcagtaagacaaaaattaaaatcgaattgaagtaatactaagatgatgataaaccttcaatatatgagataataacaaccaattgaaaatacatataatagttccaaaagGTAAATTCGGCTTCATTGGACTTAAAGCTTTAGGTttggttgtttggcaaatatAGTTGGTAATGGTGGAATGCTAGATTAAAAGGGGATAATAGGATATCAGGAGATGAGAGATATAAAATGTGCACCGTTCACACGATTGCGGGGGATCCACGATCGACGAGGAGGGCGGTACACCACGGGTAGAACTTtggcaacggggaagaagaagatgaggtagtgacttggaagaagaggagaggtagaagtagaagccgatcttgtcacgaggaagaagtgacaacgatcaagttgagaaagaagacgatctcggcgcgaggaagaagcgtcgatgatctcactgggaagtagaacaccaaggataaagagtgagagtagaattttctattcatccaaatatatctcCTTGAAGGCTTCAAGAACCATatatttatagtgttgagagtcctcctataataaattattgtcttttcgttttcaacaTAACACGGTCACCTAAGAGTCATGCATAGAAAACGAAGCAATTTTGAGAACTTCAAAGGTCTTTTTTTGGGGAATTCCAAAGGTCTTTTTTGGAATTGTTTCCTTGTTTATTGGAGAAAAGGGTTTGGgttagccaaatcaactaaaactaaatgatttaagtccgaatcaaacacgaacctacaaaataaaggaaaattacattcaaaaataaaatgaggttTATTTGCTGCATCACCTCTCCCCTGATCCTTTAATCCTTCCCAtgaaatttttatgataaaagTTCTAATGCACCAAAGTTTTTGATTCCTGTTGAAACTAGTCTTTCTGTTGtttgtaatataaaatttcttttgCTGTTTTGAGCATTGAAAAAAATCCATGAACCAATGTTGtcctattttaatttattttcttatgactttaaaaaatttcttgtaCAAAATTGTACTCACAATTTCGATTTTGAGAGAAGAAAGCTTAATGATTGGTGCTAATGTAGTGATGCGGCACGTTTTCAAAAAGGAGAATGAAAGTTtttacttttgcttttttttttttgcttttttttttgtaaatgaaCCCCCATGTCTTCTTAGAGTTGAATAATTGTTATGACGAACAAGCTTcgggagtttttttttattattttggttgATATTACAAGGACTAAATTGAAGTTGAGGTCAAACTTTGGATAAAGATTTCTAATGAACCATTAATAAAGAGGCCGCTTTCTTCTCTGTTTGTTAAGAGTCCTCAAGTTATACTAGGCGTAACTCGAAATATCTTTAGTAAAAGAGGTGTACAGAATCACTTGTCGTTTTGTCAGCTCATGCTTATCTGCTACGAATATTATAACATATCACAATTCTGAGAATTCCCTACTGTAAAGACTCTTATAGATGGCATTTTTGTGTGTCTGTGAGGGAGTCAATAGGTTTGTACATGGACGTGGATTCAACTTCCTCTAGAAATCAATACACATTATGCTACCTTTctttaaatatagatatattgaAGCTCTGCGAGTATTAGAAGTACACAATTCCATGTTAAGATGCTTAACAGAAGCATTCCAATAGTTGACGCCATATGGTCAGCTTGTGTTCTTATTTCTCTTATTTCCATGATATATGCATACGTGACTGCTTTTGCAGGTTGAAAGTTTCAACTGTTAAACCACATAAAATTATCTTCCATTTTTCCTTCAAGTAAACTTTCCTTCAAATCATTGATTCTTTCAATTTACTACAAAGTACCaggcaataaattatatgatttctAAACTGAAATGCGTAGAATTCATCaatttattcttattctttttaaacTTAACTCCCCATTCTATTCAAATCTGATGCCTCTACCTAAACATATCCAATAAACGCTAATTTATACTTGATAACTAAAGTAGATGCTAAAACTGATATAGGTAATTGAACAGGTTTGTCTGTGCATGAGCATGTGTGCATGTGTGGCAACATTCTCCTCCTGTCGACTTCAATTAATTTCTCACTTGCTTTTAGTCATTATACTTCTCGTTGAGCTGTTTTCgactgtttaaaattttaaatgtggcACAGGTGTTTTGTCTTCAACACAGGGGTTACACCAAACATCTGTGTCCGAATGCAAATCAAAAGGATGTGACTGTCCTAATTTGTCCGCTCTGTGCTAAAAGCGTCCGCCTGGTGCCAAATGAAGACCCGAATATCACTTGGGAGTCCCATGTTAACAGCGATTGTGACCCGTCAAACTATCAGAAagcaacaaagaaaaagaggtGTCCTGTTCCAGGTTGCAAAGAAACACTAACATTTTCCAACACAATCCGATGCAGGGACTGCACCAAAGAACACTGCTTGAAGCATAGGTTTGGACCAGACCACAAGTGCATTGGGCCGAAGAAACCGGATCCCAGCTTCCCTTTCGTGAATCTGCTACGGAGAAGTCAGAAAGCGGAATCAGTATCGAACAGTGCTCCTATTGGTTCTTCATGGTGGGGCTCGAGCTTTCTAAATGCAGCATCAAATGCAAAGGCCTCTGCGGAAGCTGGTATGCTGAGATTGAGTAATGCAACGACGGAAGCGTTCCAAAAGGCAAGAGATGGAATAGCACAAAGCAGCAGCAGGTTCGCCCTTATGGAGCAATGTGTTCAATGCCAAGCAAGGTTTTCCACAGTGTCAGATTTGATCAAGCATGCCGAGAGATGTCATCAAAACACTGTTCAGCTAAAGCGTAACGGGGTAACAATTGACATTTGCCCGAAATGCAGCAAGGGATTTCAGGATCCTGTATTGTTGGTGGAGCATGTCGAGAGGGACCATGGAGGAACTTCAAAAGTTGTCCATTCAACTTAATTGAATTACCACCTGTTTCAATATCTTGTTCCATTTGTAACTGTGATCAATGAAAATATTACTTGATTGATATATGGAACTTTTAGTAGTTTCTATTTTTGGTTCCCTTTATCTTACAAACATGATTCATGCTAAGTGGTAAATTATGGCATCCTTTCTTCCTTGTTCGTAatgtttaatttttgtataagcTTTACCGTGATAAGAAAATTTGTATATTCGTTTTGCTTCGTTGTTAGTATTCTGGACCCTCGCTAAGTTTCTTTGTTtttgggggtgtttggcctaacttttaAGAAGTGATTTTAGActcaaaagtgattttcggctcaatagagcaTTTGGCAACCTCGTTttcaaaatctgattctgattttcaAACAGTGCTCATATATGCATGTATACTTTTGCAGGGATAGGTCTGTAAATATCTCTTAATATATCGAGCATAGGGATGACTTGGGGATAAAGTGGGCATAGTGCTATTCTAATGCCGAAATAGTTATTCCGTGATCATCCTTCAATCACGTGGTATGAAGAGAACGATTGCTCCTGGTGTgccttcttttgcttctttttggcGTATATATCCCGATCAATGCTGTGTTTTAGTCCTTCACGTCTTCTTACTTCAGTAATAGAAAGCATTCTTTGTTGTGCATATTAGTCTTAACTGTGCTTTTTTGTGCATGTTAGTCTTAGCTGTGCATATTAGTCTCTAGGACAAAGCCAAGATTGCCCAGGATAATCAGTTATCTCTTTATTAAGAGTTTATCCAATGAGTGAGATGCATCCTTAATTGTAAATCAAAATACTCGTGTTGGATTTCCTTTCTATACAGAGTTAATTTTCAAAACCTTCAGTGCTGCAATAGAGTTATTTCATTAGTTATCTTGACTTGGATTTCACAAATTGGAAAATTTCCACAGATTGTGGTTATTCTTAGTTCTAGCAATGTAGGTCTCTTCAAAATAGTTATGATTATTGGAAACTAGTTTGTGTTTAAGCATTGTTTCCGGGGATACCGTcgatttatttacttattttcttATACCtttgaaaattagttaaaatGCATGGAGACGATTATACGAGAAAGGACTTTGGATCCTGCTTGCCGCTATTCTTCTTTAATGGGGTCTCCACACTTGAGTTCAGAGTTGGCGCCTCCTTTTCAATCTAGTTCAAGAATCACTGCTAATTTGGCACCTGAATCAATTCATGGCTCCTCTATTTCTAACTTCTCTACAGCGCTTGGTAATGACCGTTCTTCTTTTCAAAGTGAGTTGAATTGAATAGAGAAGTTTGTGAAATTTGACTCCTCTGCATTATTTTAGCAACAATTATATGGTCTCTTGCAGGATATCGACCTAATGGACAGCATAGAGTGGTTGCTAACTTCTCTTCTTGTTCGAACGGTAGAGTTATGGATTCAATTGGCAGCATTTTGGGAACAAATTTCGCTCATCAAGCTTCTGATTCATCATATTTGTGTTCTACTCCCTGTAACGCTTTGTTAGCAAGAGCTGTCCAGAACAACGGAGCAAGTTCAAATATATTATGTGTACGTGATAATGGATCGAGGTCTCTCAATGATCAAACTAGAATGATCTTTGAGCAGTACAATATATATGGTACTAGTTATTCTTTGCATGGTGCGTTAATTTTAATGGGAGGTTCAGCTTGTCTCAGTTGCATTCTGTTCGGATTTCTTATGGCTACCGACAAGATCTAAGCAAAAGTGATTTTCAAAGTTTAAGTGATTCCGATCAATATTATATGTTTTGAAGCTTTTAATAGTTCTTTTATGATCTTgatgctttctttttttctcgttATAATTGTATCACATTTGTACTTGGCAGATAATACACATTTGAGCTCGGGCTCTGAAGCATGTGTTCCTTGGATGCGCAATTCATCTCTATCAGCACTTGGTTCCTGCAGGAAATCTAATTTTATGGATAAATTCAATTGCGAATCCCCCTGTGTTACTGGACTGTGCTGGAATGGCTTCTATTTTGGGCTTAGGGGCATCGAAGCGGGCCACGAAGCATTCACAAATTTCCAGAATCAGTTCTGGAGGCGCATGATTTATTACAAGGGCAATCTTCTCAGGATACCCAATTTAGTAACAATCATCACCATGTATTGCAAAAAGAAGATAACTTTGGGCAGCAAAAGGAGTTGACTGAGAAAAATGCTGTAGGCCCTTCACAGTGGAACAgtaaattaattgattttgcTCAGGTGAACAGTAATGTTGCAGAAACTCATGAAAAGTCTCCTACCTCGAGTAACAAATTGGGCTTGGAGAAATTGATTAATTTTCTAGTTCTTTATGAACATGTATTGAGCTGCCCACTTCGTGAAAGGGAATGTGATGTACACCTTTGTCCAAATTTTAAAGAGAAGCTTAATCACATTTTGAATTGTAATGTTAAAGGTTGCGAAAAAAGTTGTTATGGGCCCGGGGTAATCATCGATCATTATAGCAAGTGCCGCTCAATTGAATGCTAGTTGTGTGGTCCAGTCTGGAGAAAATTAGCAGAAGTTCCTGACCAGCTGCGACCTGCAAAACATTGTAGGACTGAAAGCTGTAGTGCCTTTCTCTCCAGTCAAAATGAAACTTTTAAAGAACAATGGCCTGCCCTGAATTCTAATGGTTCTTCTTCCCAAGGTTCATCGAGAACATTTCAAGGGACACTGATGTCTACGAATGTGAGCTCTGAGATTCAAGTGTGTCTATGAATCAGAAATTTCTTGATGCTTCTACTTCTAAAGTTGACGACTGGAATGTGAACCTTGTGAGGCTGGAAGAGACTAAAGTGCAACAAGAGCAAGAAAAGACAAAGATGCAGAATGAGGTCGATGATGCAGTTGAAATGCAAGAAAATGCAGAAATTCAGAACAAGGACAATGACTTCGTCGTCAGGATGCAAGAAGACGCACATATTAAGGACGAGGACGATAAAATCGTGCTCAAGctacaagaaaaaataaaaaattagaatgaaaCTGGAGTCAGAATTGTGGTCGAGATGCAAGAAAATTCACAAATTCAGAATGAGGGCAGTGAGTGCCCATAAGGAGATAGCCGGGCCCTAACACGGGTGAGCAGCagagggttccggtgtcaaatTTGACACTTCCAGAAATCCAGATCGGaatgattatccgacgataatcgtttcgactTGAGATCTTGTGTTCGCTACCTGGACACCCAAAGCGGTGTGTTTCGGgtcagcgggtgactcgtggaaCGAGTCGATGCACTTCGTGACACTTCTTGGGTCCCAACGGTGTCCCGATATGATTTTTGGGAGTTCCGACGAGTTACAATGATTGGTTTTTGGGAAACTGACTATGTGAGAAATTATGGGGATTGTGAGTGTTATGTTTTGAGTCAGTAGGTTGGACTCTGACTCTATGGACCCTTTGTAGGTCTGGTCGACGACCTTGCATATTATAGGGACAGACGCGATAGagatacaggtgggtacttcgatccgaagtcggtctagtggtgcacgctcgctGATGTTCCCTCCACCTTCACTTTCTATACTTCTTGCATTACTTGTGATTGTTGAGCCTGACACCACACGACCCTGTTGCATATTgctctacttatttattttcatattcacTTATTGTGATCTAGAAGTAGAGCGGTTATTTACTATACCTGTGGATTGCGACTTTcgttgtgacctagttggtcggttctatAACTCCTGTTGTTTGATGACTATTCGGTCGGTATATCCTGAGGGTTTTGATTGTTGGCTATTCGCCGACAACTATTGATCATATTTGCATCTATCGCCATTCCTCGTGCGCAATTCACGTACACTAATAGTTTGGCCACCGCAACGATGTTCTTTTCCGAAATAATGGTTGGGAGTGCCAACCCGTAAGCCCAGAAGCTTATGCTAGGGGTATACGTCATTTAGAATGGCGTGGCACTTACCTTAAGTCTTTAGATCGACACGGCGGATTTTAATTGGGTACTTTGGGACTATTGTCCGGTTGATACATTTTACTTACAGTAGTGGTAGCTGTAGATGCATCTTGCTTCATCTTTTACTTTGCTACTGACCTACTGTATTACCTTTCACAGCTATACTTTTGGTTACCAGTGAGTACACTCGCCCTCGTTGGCTTGCGGTACCCCTAGTTGGTTACCAGTGAGTACACTCGCCCTCGTTGGCTTGCGGTACCCCTAGGAGACCCTTGTTGGTTCCTCACCCCCAAGTTCAGATAATTTTGGAGGCACGAGTCGGGACGAGGCGTGAAGACGTAACCAGCAAGCGATAGAGGTCCTATCCCGGTAGTATTTTGGTTCTAGACTTTACACATTTTTTATTGATAAATAATCCAAACTATTTATGTGGTTCAACTTAACTCTTGTTGGTTTTGTTCTGATTTTACTTTGAgtttgaaatattaaataaatctaTTTTGTAAGCACCATGTggatttatgaaaataattttctatcccTCGTGGTAGCTCATTTTCAAAGATAATAAAAGGTGTCCatgtggaaaacagttttttaaaaaaaaatttgcctttTCGTGAgtttagtatttcaaaaataaGTTTCCAAATGGAAAACACTTTCAACTTTTAATTATGAAATGTTGCAAATCTTGTAATGTACTGTTGTGAATGTGCAATTGTTAATGGATGTGATTGTGACTTGTACTATGTGTGATGCCGGTAAATATAAGAAAGACTCTGCCTGCATGGACAGtatattttctgtatttgtaaCGAGTCTATCATCCCTTGGATCAagatttcaaaagaaaaaatatggtaTATTTCTCACAGATCCATTGACTTCAAATTAGCCCTCCTTAAGGGCTTTATAAAGAGCTTTAGGTTAGTGAACTTCAATCTCACAAGACATCTGCTAACTTGTTGATATACACACACTAATCCAACCACGAAATCACAACATGAGAAGAACAAGACACTAGGAAAAGaagaagggctttttttgcaattggacccctgaaaaaaattatttttaaaaataatcccagcaaatttatatttgcaaaaatagccctgtcccTGCCACCCAAgcgtcacgtcagcgccacgcgggcaggactGGAGgcggtagttaagttaaacacggtgaaccattcaccgttctaaacatggtgaatgattcaccgtgtttagagcTAATACGTATtttttacaatataaatatttgaaggtgaatggttcaccgtgtttagagctaatacgtattttttataatataaatatttaaaaaaaggaataGAGAGTAgaaatgtcaatgggtatggatatctgaaatattattcgaacccaaacccgaataaattatatatatacataattttttttatttatttatacaatatataaaatatttaataatttttatttcttagatctttaTCCAAcattatagatttttaaaatccgctggattcagattcggatttcgagtttttggtcggacatgagtataaatttttaaaatccgtcagatttgggttttaatttgattttcgaattctggatttggatttttgaaaaagggaaaaaaaaaggaataaaa encodes the following:
- the LOC109720477 gene encoding uncharacterized protein LOC109720477; the protein is METIIRERTLDPACRYSSLMGSPHLSSELAPPFQSSSRITANLAPESIHGSSISNFSTALGYRPNGQHRVVANFSSCSNGRVMDSIGSILGTNFAHQASDSSYLCSTPCNALLARAVQNNGASSNILCVRDNGSRSLNDQTRMIFEQYNIYDNTHLSSGSEACVPWMRNSSLSALGSCRKSNFMDKFNCESPCVTGLCWNGFYFGLRGIEAGHEAFTNFQNQFWRRMIYYKGNLLRIPNLVTIITMYCKKKITLGSKRS
- the LOC109720476 gene encoding zinc finger AN1 and C2H2 domain-containing stress-associated protein 16-like, with amino-acid sequence MGTPEFPDLGKHCSVDDCKQIDFLPFTCDRCSQVFCLQHRGYTKHLCPNANQKDVTVLICPLCAKSVRLVPNEDPNITWESHVNSDCDPSNYQKATKKKRCPVPGCKETLTFSNTIRCRDCTKEHCLKHRFGPDHKCIGPKKPDPSFPFVNLLRRSQKAESVSNSAPIGSSWWGSSFLNAASNAKASAEAGMLRLSNATTEAFQKARDGIAQSSSRFALMEQCVQCQARFSTVSDLIKHAERCHQNTVQLKRNGVTIDICPKCSKGFQDPVLLVEHVERDHGGTSKVVHST